AGATGGACACGTTTGCACTCACATCTCCCACCCACCAAATCGTTCAACAGGCTAAAGACAAGTTGACGGAAGAAAGTGTTGTCACTCCAGATACGTTCCCATGGGGTCCGCGGTCATTAACCCCTCAGTCAATGTGAGTCACACCAGACcccgatttcttgaaacaaacaaggTTTTACTCAAATCTCAGCTTGAggttcacaatttgaaacagctgaattttaaaCTGAACTGCATTTTTAAATATAAAAGCTCAAACTCCTTAAGTAAGCGatccaccaaactcaaattTTCTCCTATAGTTTGAATTTTATGACATTTCAGCTCATTctgtgaaatgtattttctcaagtttgagtaaaaactcagaTTTAAGTCAAATTTAGTGACACCAGATGAGTCACCCAACAGGGTACACGGTCACTGATCCCTAGTCAGTGTGAGTCACTCCAAACCCGTTTCCCGCGGGGGTGTCAGTCAGATGAGTCACCAACAAAGAGTTCTCCAAGGTCATTGGAGAAAATGAACATGAGGTCACACAGCTACACTGCTCTTCGATGACGTCATTATCATTCTCTATATGGGGCCGTGTACAACAGATATTTCAATGCGAAAAACAGCAGTTATGAAGCATTTAGCAAGTGGTTAACTTGTGGAGTGGAGTACAAATGTTTCTTAACTGGAATGTTTCTTACGAATAAagaggttgttatccataaagtctgCTCTATATTCAATTACTGGTTGTCAAATAGTACATATTGTCAACCAAATTCGTTTGAACAGTTTAGAAATTCCTCCGAACGTTACCACCACAGTTCAGGCACTGAGCTTCCCGAGACATAGAGATTCAGAGTGAGGAGTTTACAAGGAGTTCCTGCCTCTCACAGCTCACCAACAGCACCGTTACCTGTACCTCAATAACGGACAGCGAGGCATAAACCTGTTGCGTCACACTAGTGGCGTCACAGAGCATTTCGCAGCCACGTTTTACAAACTCCCTGCCTGGCATGGACACGTTTGGTGTCAATAAAAGGAATACTTTACTTTGCTTCAAGGTCACACTTCCGCTCAGTGGAAACTTCATAATTTGATTGCCAACCCTGATCGACACAACTGCACCTGTTTTTCATTGTGGCAAGCGAACCGTTCCAATGGCAACAGCTAGAGTTATCACCCCTGTAttaaaatgtatgtatttgGTTTAATTAGTAAAACATGTCATATCATTGCATTGGCGATGAGCATATGCCGGAACGTTGTTACCAACATCTAGGCTATCGGATTGCAGCAACACCAGGAATCATGCCCTATTCTACTGAATTATAGCACAACACCCTGTGCATTCCTGGGTAAAACAGCATATCtgatcatgttttggaaatccCGTTCGAAGCAAACTCACAAATCAATTTCTAAACACATTGGATAACCGATAATCTAAACATCTATTTGAGCAAGGAAACATATCAAAACATGCACGGAAAAACCTATCATGACATTATGGGAAACGCAAGAGGTCAGAGCAAGAGCTGTGAGAATGAGGTCACACAGGTgttcgatgacgtcattttctGCTACGTGAGCCTGTAtacatcaaatatttcaatgtcgtTAATGGTCTTTGTCATACTGTTAATTGTCATTTAATGATTGAAAGTTTAAAGGAAATAAATTTTTTAGATAGATTTCTGattaaatgttttgtaaatagataaatggtatTTCAAGCatggtagtataaattagcaTCTGcgattgttggtggctgtatcctcaaacaGGGTTAAAGTATCGAAAAATGATTGTCCTCCTAAGTAgcatttttgttcttttaaaatccGGCTAAATTGTTTCTACAATCGCccgcggctgaagggatggtgaaAGACTCCATGGTTCCTGGTATGGCGCTATACCTTAAACAGTATCACTTTAAATTATCCAAATAAGTCAAACCACATAATTTGGCAACATGATGCTTATTAACGTACTTTAGGTCAACCCCCAAACATTGAAAAGCACTTATTTGAGAAAAAGTAAGtattctcgtccatggaccAATTATTTTCCATTTATTTACTAATATACTTGAAATTTAGTCCAAACGATTGAACGTCTTTCTCTTTATACTaataaacattcattcattcattcattcatttgcaaCCTACCAAACATTAAACAACCCCATATATTTTGGTCAACAGTAGCTAATCTCCCCCACGGACGAATGTCTTTTGCAGCCATGAGTCAGATTTTTAAACACCgctctaaatttgattacatagtgccatttagaaagtggtcgaatgcaacatatgtcatatttgggaaaTCCGATATGTATTTTGTGCCATGATgcttaaaaacatgttttcattcatttatataaAAACCTCAAAAacatagaaaaaaaatatactttgagaaaaagtaaatattctcaccaaGGGGCCAAATGTCACTTTCAAAATAATCTTACCAAGGTAATCGATGCTGCATACGCTCGACTTAAAGTAAAGAGTTTACCTTGTCAGTCACTGGGTCAAAAGTCACTGGACTGGATTACCAACAACGTAAATCAGTCAAACTTTCATGTAAATTGCGAAAGCTTTCAGAAAGTTTTGTAAAGAACTTTGACAGCCTACTCAAGGACATACCATAAGAACCTACTCGGAAATGGATGACGAGTATTGGTGGATAACCTCCCTTTGCGTTTCCGATATATCCAAACTCCAAATACAAGGACAATAACTGCACAAGGTATAAGAACTCCCATTGCTATGGCCACATCGCTCACGATATCTGCAACAAGTATGAAGAGACAGTTACTTGAGCTGCTGGAAGATTTACAGATGAATATGGAGACAAAACCATATGTTGAATATGTTGATTATTGTAATAGTCAGGTCGTCATCGTCGACGACACAGTAATGGTACCACAGTTCCGAGATCGTATTCATGTTAATATGTTCCTTAGCCAAGAGTATTACCCGTTACACATACGTCTTGTGTGTATATTGTAGTTGCAAGTTCaattaatatatgtatataacttCGCAAGAACTAACAGTAATGACTAATGAGTAGTTCGAGAGATTGACTCGTATTGTCCCGCGATCGCCAGGCGATTACGTCATCAAAACATGTGTTGTTGATTCGGAGATTGTTTTAGACATTATATCTAACAAACTAATATTGATGATTCAGCTGGCCATGACAATATGAAGGAACATGCTTCCGTCTGTTTCCCCTAAAGTGTGGAGTTTAGTTAGTGTGAATTAGCTCGGAATCTGTTCAATAGGAAACCACTTCTTTTGACGTAAATGGGTTAGGTAGCCATGTGTCAAGGAGCAGGCAGATGCACATGACAACTTACGTGCCGGAGTGGACCTGGGTGTTGTCGTGTCGTCACCTGAAACATCAGTAATCGGTGAAACTGAACAGTCCATGGAGTAAAGCCCATGAGCACTGGTACTCAGTCAAGAATTCTAATCATAGCCAATGTGTGATTCCAATCATATATCATCGGATTCTCCGATGTTTACCTTTCCGCACTTACCTCTACACAGCGAACTTATGTGTGTGTCCAAAAGGATTGGTATTTGATAAATGAGATAAACGAGATATGATAAATGTTCAGAATCGTTTGGTGATTGCGGTGTTAAAACTACTACTgagtaatgatgatgatgatgatgatgatgatgtaacagTGTACCTGAAGTAGAACTCCTCGTCGACGTAGCACAATCTAAAAAGCGCATAAGAAGCATGAATAAAATCTGATACAAATCCAGTGCTGATAATGACTCTCTTGAATGCGAATTGTGCCAGTGACGTCACTGAAATCCAATAAAATAATACAACGTAACGTTTCCAGTGCTGTACATGTGAAAGAATTACGCGAAAAGCTGCATACTGATATCTAAAAGCAAAATATTCGGGATGATATATCACCTGCTGTCATGCTGTCGTATCTGCTAAAAATCGTTCATCAGCAATCGTGCACATTATACGAAATACCTTGAGGCTAAATGTAAAAAGAACTTCAGTGTATATATCCTTACATGCCACAGCAGATACGCTGTATAGGAATCGTAATGTCGTAAACGACCATCGTAAATTTCACTTTCGTTGCTGTAAGCAGGAGAAAGATACACCGCTCGAAGCAAAACCCTTTATCTCTATCGACTTGAACGATGCTAGAGATGCTGGAGTAGTATTACCAGGAACCTCgggcaaacacacacacacacacacacacacacacacacacacacacacacacacacacacacgcatctACTTGAACGATGCTAGAGATGCTGGAGTAGTATTACCAGTAACCTcgggcacacacacacacagagagagagagagagagagagagagagagagagagagagatacatcGCAACTAGGATTTGTTTCACATCAGTTTTTATAAGTTCCAGTATAGGTACATAGATCAGTTTAAAATTATCTCAAAGTGGGGAGATGTGTTGTCAGTACAAACGTCACAGTGTACTGTATGTCTGCCAGTTATCATGCATGTACATTATTGCTGCCATAAACCCGTTGAAAATTAAAATCAGAACACTGTAAAAAGTATGAATGACACCAAGAAAGGTCAAAATAGAATATTCCCTGCGAAGTTTAAAGGTTTATAAGTTACATGTAGATataatgttaaatgttaaatgaaaCTCTTAGCAACATATAACTACATTACCTAAATATgtcgaatatatatatatatcgataCATATTTTTCAAGATTTGTAAACAATCACAAAGTGCAATGAACGATTTAAATACTCGGGATTGCAAAAACGAGCCTCTGAGTTATTTCACACTTTCCATATGTTTTTAACAAGTAGGGTTAGTTTTGTGCTCATGTTATGTGGTTTCACTAACTGCCATTAGGGATTTGAAAACGACGGAACTAGCATATCATGAAATGCCCTCGAGTAATCCACTCTTCATTAGCTGATGAACGTCAACAAAACGAGCACCAattaaatgtgcaaaatttacTTCGTTTTTTTTCTCAGAAAGCGGCATCATCAAAACTTGGGGCACGTATCTTATGCATATCTTCTTGTGTGCTATTCTCCAGTTAACAGCTACTCTTCGTAGTATGTTTGTCCCACAGTTGGATATTGTATCGTATATAGCTTTCAGTTTCTTCACGGGCACTGGTTATCCCTTTTACAATCTATAGTTCAAAAGTTGAAATAGCAAAGTAAGTGCTTTGGCGTTCTTTATGTGTTCTTAACAGTTACTCCTGGTTTTCAGTACGGTTTGATTGGTCTGTGTATAGCAATAAGAATGATATACTGTTGCATTGTTAGACTCAACTCACTCTTAAACTTCGTTCAGAAATTCGTGTGCTGAAATTACCTATAACTTTCAAAGGCTTCTGCTGTGCACGCTCTTCACCAGTGTCTTGCATGGTGACGACGCATTTGTACTCCCCTGTGTCATTTTCCCTCGCATTCGTTATGTAAAATCCAGCGTCGCCTGTCCTAGTCAGATGGAAACGGTCTTCGTAGTCTTTTTCGATTATCAAAGTGTCCTGTAAAAGAAAAACTGAAAGACATTTGAAGGGAGGCAAAAGTCTGCAAAGGTGGAGGGTGGGGTTGGATTTGGGGCTTTGGTTACAAcgccgtcacgccgaagacctttATTCGATGGGTACAAggttgaatcccatttctggtattcccaccgtgatattgctggaatattgctaaaagcagcgtagaGCCACACTACCCCACCTACGCACTCACGATTTACCAATTTGGCCAAATGTATGGGAGCCTTGGCGCCAATACTTGTCCCTGAACCACAGCTTGTTTTCCTTCCTTAAAGTCAACGGACCAGAAATTTCTGGTCTCTATTATCTGGCTGGTTTTGTGTTGTCGTATCTCTATATTTCAGTGTGGAAACATGCCATTGCCATCGATCAATGGTGTGTATCCAATATTTACATGGTGGCAGGTAGATGGAACATAGGTCTCCACACTCTGAAGCAGCTTTGTAAATTCATGCAGTGGATTCGATACTCAAAGTCATGTAGTCTTCCATCATTGGCCGTCTATTTACCCCTGACCCTATATATTTGGAAACAATACATTACATCATGACATGTCGTGGCTGCTGTTTCCGTTGATAAATTCCAATGCATTTTGTTTCTGTCGTTGCATTACAATAATGACTCAACGTTAGTCGTGCCATCAAAACTGTAAATCAGATAATACATATAATAGAATAGTTATATTTAGCGTCTAATTATTCCGATTAGTGCAGACAACTCGTGACTACTGTCTGCATAAAACTGCCATGAAATCAGAAACCAGTGTGACTCAATTTGATCGTAGGAAATCAACTACCCCTTTGCTAAATGTGTCAGTCAGTGTATATGGTGGAACCTTTTTTCGTGGCAATCATTATGAATCATGGGATATATGGAAAATTAGATATTAATATCATTGTGTTTCAAGATGTTTACATACCTGTGACAAAGATCCACGGTACGTCTGTGCAATCAGTGTATTGTTAAAATACCATTCGATGACAATGAATGGAGGAACGTCACCTGTCCAGGGAAACTTAGCATCGTCGCCAATGCAACAAGTCACCATCTCTGATTGGTTGTTGGCATCTGCAAGTTTGGAAAAGACGAACAAAGATGTTGACCGCACAACTGATGTGGAGATGAACTAGTGAGTCTCCttgatgtagtgagtgagtgagttcagttttccaccgcagtcagcaatattccagctatatggtggcggtctgtaaataatcgagtctggaccagacaatccagtgaccaacaccatgagcatccatctgcgcaactgggaaccgatgacatgtgtcaaccaagtcagcgagcctgaccacttgatcccgttagtcgtctcttacgagaaacatagtcgccttttatggcaagcatgggttgctgaaggcttattctaccgcGCGACCGGGTTCCTTGATGCATACTCCGTAAGGTGATGGATACCTGGCATCTGCTGTAGTAGATTtctaacatttattctacataaaatcACCTTGGGCGTAATGGGcaaatgaagcaggggaggtaactgtaagtattccatgtggaataataccctcctgttccgtTACTCCTTTGAACCAGAAGCAGGCAGGGGTAAtagaggcgaagaacgatctgaataccacgagtggcgcttaaaatgttgaataaaacatatttctcgtgagtaattgttcaacatggggttgggaATGTGAGAGCAGAACCAAGTGAACAAATaggtgtatacttttgatggtggcgatattttattttgacttgaaaaatatttttcgaactgaagcgaagaaagtacgttgccaaacTTTACTtacttcgctcgcatgtaagaagactggtcatttcctctatgctgcgcaacccattcgCCTGCCTACAGTGGTACAACATTGACGGGGAAGATATCATATCTTTCCTCCTTTGAGTATGCAATGCATCCATACCTTGCTCTGGGACAAATATGACTATGCTGATGCTGCCCATTATCTCAAAGTTAAAGTGTTTAAAATAACCTCTCAAAACTGGTTTCATcgtgtcgccatttttcacataATACACAATTCACAGTGTTATCTGCTGTGTGTTCTGAAatgttgttacgagagtgtattttctgtaaattgtattgttgattaagtaataataattattgggtcacaatatttaaagGTTTGAGTGATAGTTACTATGGGTCACATtgcgtatcataaatgttcagtgctgtcagtactttggcagcaggctttaatGTTACCTCCCTTTCAGTATGTGATGTCTGTACTTCAGGGAGTCGCGTTAATGGCGATGGTGGCACATGTGCTCAAATATTCAAGATTCAGtaactgtgtatataaaggccgGTTGTGttgacaacacaaacacacgcggataactggagtacatcaaaCTGTCTGCCCTTGTAAGCGCTCGACCTATAGGACTGCTGCCTGACCGCACTCGCCGTGTTCATGCAGTATaattgtttctcactctcaaaccaagactttagtgagttgatattatatttgtgacccattactttagatttgactcagttgcattgtataGGAAAACTCTATTGTGAATGTTTGTATCTTATTATTTGACTGCTCGGACAAAACCCCGGTCCAGTCACCCAAGCAGCACTTGACAGTATGAAAGCTGACTTAGTATCTGCTCTCACTTAGATGAAGAATGTTATTCAAGGCGACGTCATGCAACTAAAACAAGAGGTTTTACTCATACAGGAAGATGTGAAATGCCttacaaattcattaactgagctgAAGAGTGATGCTAGTAGGCTCAGTGAAGATCAGCATGTCCTATGACTAGACATAGACTCTCTTAACGACACCATTGAATATAAGTATGCATCCCAAAGTGATCATCTTAACGAGTTTGAAAACAGACTGGAACGATTGGAAATTTTCAGCAGCAGAGACAATATTGTGTTGCTCGGGATCCCTGAGACTGAACAACATGAGTCGTACAGTGATTGTAGAAATAAGGTAGTGCAGGTGTTGAACTCCGTCTGTAACGAGTCTGAGGACTGCATACAACCCAGCGACATCAAACGTGTACACCGGATGGGTGGTGAACAGGCCAGGAAACCAAGACCACTTATAACTGCTTT
The window above is part of the Haliotis asinina isolate JCU_RB_2024 chromosome 1, JCU_Hal_asi_v2, whole genome shotgun sequence genome. Proteins encoded here:
- the LOC137265835 gene encoding uncharacterized protein, with the protein product MGSISIVIFVPEQDANNQSEMVTCCIGDDAKFPWTGDVPPFIVIEWYFNNTLIAQTYRGSLSQDTLIIEKDYEDRFHLTRTGDAGFYITNARENDTGEYKCVVTMQDTGEERAQQKPLKVIDCATSTRSSTSGDDTTTPRSTPAHIVSDVAIAMGVLIPCAVIVLVFGVWIYRKRKGRLSTNTRHPFPSRFLCSRLPAKKESNGTDIVVDLIFQQAYNLIEELTGPKVKNSPLHPILRDMFTLLPLLSLLSLVSSVSSLLLWSSREKAFQRLEYSMEC